ataattccgtattattaatattattatgatgcaaattattgttattattatgtaataatagaaagagaaaaaggattAGAGCAATGTGCGGATGGCGTGTAGAGGGGATTGCGGCGAAGTCCAAAGAGAAGGTTGGAACATAGGAGCTGGCGAATGGCGAACGGCGATTCCGATATTTGACCAACACGGAGACAACCAACGAAAGAGAGACACGTGGAAGAGGGAGAGTTGACCAGCGGATGATATTCTTACGCGCCATTTGGTCCCCTGCGTTGAAGGTTTCAACCGAATAAAGAGTAGATTTTTAGACCAAAACCCAAAATTTGCAAATATTATAGTTGAACCCAGCCACCTCACCTTGGGAGTTGAGTTGAATAtcccaaaataataattaattaattaatgtttaggGGAATAAAAGGAATCCATCCATCGATCTTGTGATGAATTGACGAGAGATCGTtgatttaaaggaagaagaagatgatatAAAAGCTGAAAAgggtgtttgtgtttgtttgtgtgtgtttttcGGTTGGGCGATCTTGTCCATATATCGAAAATTCCCATCCCACAgctaaattttctttatttatcatCTTCCTCTCCCGTCTTTGGCTCGACAATCCATCCAAAAGAGGGttcttgtgttgtgttgtgttgtgatAGGAAGAGGGAAGagggaagatgatgatgacaacaATGGAGGGGATGATGGACAAGGCCGTCTTGGATGACGTCATTCGGAGGCTTCTCGAAGGGAAAGGAGGCAAACAGGTTCAGCTCTCTGAGTCCGAGATCCGTCAACTCTGCGTCAATGCCCGACAAATCTTCCTCTCTCAGCCAATTCTTCTCGAGCTCCGTGCCCCCATCCGCATCGGCGGTTAGCCACCCTTTTCCATTCCTCTTCAAATTTCTAACCTTTTTCCCTTCAGCATCTCCTCTGTCTGCCAAATCTTATGGAGATTTCATTTCCTTCCAAaccaccattttttttttttggttttatttactACATGTATTAACAATCTGCAGGAGTTGTCTGATTTTGTTTGGAAGGTGAAGGAAAattcctccaattttgaaaaaaaaaaatggatcttTGGATTTTCGGATTTTGAACATGTCTGTCTGTCTGTCTGTCAAGGACGATAATTAATGATACAATGatgttttctgtgtttgttCGAcgaattattaaatgaaaattgacAGGAAGAAAGAGATATTTGCTCGGAATTGTTCACTGCAGCTGTATTTTGTATTACTTTCGCTCGAATGTCATGTCTTAACATTTGATGCATTTCTTCCGAATACTTCCTTCCCTGTATCTCCGATACTTTGGGAGAAAATAATCCTTTAAAGATCCATCTTTTGCAGTCTGGTGTGGAAAACGGATTTGGTTCTTCTAAAATGATAAGAGTATATTAGTCTAGCAATAAGCATTAATTAAGAAATCAATGGTTGGAATTGTatttaacttcaaattttatCGCAGTTACATtcgtatttatttaattttgttacagTTCTGGACCTAAATTTTCTTAATCAATAAGGACTTTATTCTTAAGAGAGGTGAAATCCGGTAATAGGTAAGCAATTGTGGAATTTTCTGAATCCCCTGTTGCTCATGTAGGTGATATACATGGTCAGTACCAGGACTTACTGAGGCTTTTTGAATATGGTGGCTTCCCTCCTGCGGCAAACTACTTGTTTCTGGGAGATTATGTGGACAGAGGGAAGCAAAGTTTGGAGACTATTTGTTTGCTTTTGGCCTACAAAATAAGATATCCAGACAAAATTTTTCTCTTGAGGGGAAACCATGAAGAAGCAAAGATTAACCGTATATATGGTTTTTATGATGAATGTAAAAGGAGGTTCAATGTACGGTTATGGAAGATATTCACCGACTGCTTTAACTGTTTGCCGGTGGCTGCTCTCATTGATGAGAAAATACTTTGTATGCATGGGGGACTCTCTCCAGAATTAGAAAATTTAGATCTGATAagagagattcaaaggcctactgaAATTCCAGATAGTGGTCTCCTTTGTGATCTGCTTTGGTCTGATCCTGATGCCAGCATTGAGGGTTGGGCGGATAGTGACCGAGGCGTTTCATGTACCTTTGGACCTGATGTACTTATGGAGTTTTTGGATAAAAATGACCTTGATCTTGTTTGCAGAGGGCATCAGGTAAACCACCTCTTACTTCATATCAGCAGACTGAACTAGTTATACAATTGAAGTTGTGAGTACAAATTTCTGTTGTTCTTATAAGCCTAATTCTGGTTTATTGTTGGCTCTTACCTTCTGCTAATGAAAAGTATACTAAGAACACATTTTCAACATACTCTCTCATTGACAGAAAATTTATTGGAAAACACCTAATTTAGTgatcttttttattcataagtgaCTAATGCCTAAGTACACTTACCTTATTTGGCATGCATATTGTATCTAGATCAAGCTGTGTCCAGCTGTTACAGGCATTCATCCTTGCTCCTTTATTTCAATCTTTGTCTTATTTGTGTTACTTATTCCAGATTCTTCTGATCAAGGTCTAATTTTTTTTCGATAGGTTGTGGAGGATGGATATGAATTCTTTGCTAAAAGAAGATTAGTCACGATATTTTCTGCTCCGAATTATGGTGGAGAATTTGACAATGCTGGTGCATTGTTAAGCGTTGATGATTCTCTTGTATGTTCCTTTGAGATATTGAAACCCGCTGATAGAGCATCAGGAAGTAGTTCTtcgaaaatgaattttaagaaGGTAAAGTTTGAACTATATCTGCTGTATTGTTTTG
Above is a genomic segment from Vigna radiata var. radiata cultivar VC1973A chromosome 10, Vradiata_ver6, whole genome shotgun sequence containing:
- the LOC106775729 gene encoding serine/threonine-protein phosphatase PP1 isoform X1, with product MMMTTMEGMMDKAVLDDVIRRLLEGKGGKQVQLSESEIRQLCVNARQIFLSQPILLELRAPIRIGGDIHGQYQDLLRLFEYGGFPPAANYLFLGDYVDRGKQSLETICLLLAYKIRYPDKIFLLRGNHEEAKINRIYGFYDECKRRFNVRLWKIFTDCFNCLPVAALIDEKILCMHGGLSPELENLDLIREIQRPTEIPDSGLLCDLLWSDPDASIEGWADSDRGVSCTFGPDVLMEFLDKNDLDLVCRGHQVVEDGYEFFAKRRLVTIFSAPNYGGEFDNAGALLSVDDSLVCSFEILKPADRASGSSSSKMNFKKQPPKLGKI
- the LOC106775729 gene encoding serine/threonine-protein phosphatase PP1 isoform X2, with protein sequence MMMTTMEGMMDKAVLDDVIRRLLEGKGGKQVQLSESEIRQLCVNARQIFLSQPILLELRAPIRIGGDIHGQYQDLLRLFEYGGFPPAANYLFLGDYVDRGKQSLETICLLLAYKIRYPDKIFLLRGNHEEAKINRIYGFYDECKRRFNVRLWKIFTDCFNCLPVAALIDEKILCMHGGLSPELENLDLIREIQRPTEIPDSGLLCDLLWSDPDASIEGWADSDRGVSCTFGPDVLMEFLDKNDLDLVCRGHQVVEDGYEFFAKRRLVTIFSAPNYGGEFDNAGALLSVDDSLVCSFEILKPADRASGSSSSKMNFKKPPKLGKI